From Heliomicrobium modesticaldum Ice1, a single genomic window includes:
- the sigK gene encoding RNA polymerase sporulation sigma factor SigK has protein sequence MVTAWVATFLAFLLKGFAALFGGLNSNSFPKPLSAEEEAEYIARTTGGDAEAREKLITHNLRLVAHICKKYYSNDEEIEDLISIGTIGLIKAINTFKAEKQVRLSTYASRCIENEILMHLRNKKRDSRVVSFEESVGIDKDGNRMTYSDILGTDGDTVAELVERSSEIEDLQNKVRRRLNKKEREILTLRYGLSDGTPKTQQTVADLLNISRSYVSRIEGRGIRKLMKEYLREITGSGEEQASGEKEESNKA, from the coding sequence TTGGTAACGGCATGGGTTGCCACCTTTCTGGCTTTCCTGCTCAAAGGGTTTGCTGCCCTTTTCGGCGGCCTCAACAGCAACTCCTTTCCGAAACCACTCTCAGCGGAAGAAGAAGCCGAATACATCGCCCGCACGACCGGCGGCGACGCAGAAGCGCGGGAAAAGCTGATAACCCATAACCTGCGCCTGGTGGCGCACATCTGTAAAAAATACTATTCCAACGATGAAGAGATAGAAGATCTGATCAGCATCGGAACGATCGGGCTGATCAAAGCGATCAACACCTTCAAGGCCGAGAAGCAGGTGCGGCTCAGCACCTATGCCTCCCGGTGCATCGAGAACGAGATCCTCATGCACTTACGGAATAAGAAGCGCGATTCCCGGGTTGTCTCCTTCGAGGAATCTGTCGGCATAGACAAGGACGGAAACAGGATGACCTACAGCGACATCCTCGGCACGGACGGAGATACGGTAGCGGAGTTGGTCGAGCGGTCTTCTGAGATCGAAGACCTTCAGAATAAGGTCCGGCGGCGCCTGAATAAGAAAGAGCGCGAGATCCTGACGCTGCGCTACGGGCTGTCCGATGGCACACCGAAGACGCAACAAACCGTAGCCGACCTGTTGAACATCTCCCGCAGCTATGTGAGCCGGATCGAGGGCCGAGGGATCCGCAAGTTGATGAAGGAGTATCTGCGGGAGATCACAGGGAGTGGCGAGGAGCAAGCGTCAGGGGAAAAAGAGGAGTCAAACAAGGCATAG
- a CDS encoding phosphoenolpyruvate carboxykinase (ATP) encodes MHPFRQPLKLARLIDNPTAAQLREMARGEEQTTEFGSPCYVSKVRNRSAKQTYLVEDGITLGVDQQGISLEKATALAAEVHRYLADRGVIRLDRQMGLDANHTYHCRLYITEPYARIPAMWIHSLFAPVDKDKEPDLISIYVPEWPERIIFCHPLAGVTYILGTDYFGECKKSFLRMAMFRTKQKGGLGLHAGSKVLRIRDAAGELKDVGFILFGLSGTGKTTLTIHDHGLTGDERVIIRQDDIVLMDPDGFCAGTEDGFYIKTDGLDKLQKVLYAAALSPNALFENIKVFEGGVIDFFNQELTSNGRGIVLRREVAGSDDSIDLQKAHKLIFITRRNDIVPPLARLNSVQGAAYFMLGESIETSAGDPTKAGQSKREVGTNPFIVGPEAEEGHRLLEILRNNPDMECYLLNTGSVGAREGDAGIKLSIEVSTTLMKEIAKGGIEWTVDPDWGYEVPVSVSGLDIEAIMPRRFYSEEEYQARVEKLRVERREWLAHFPGLAEEIRAAVEKA; translated from the coding sequence ATGCATCCTTTCCGCCAACCCCTCAAGCTTGCCCGCCTGATCGATAACCCGACGGCGGCGCAACTGCGGGAAATGGCTCGGGGCGAGGAACAGACGACTGAATTCGGCAGTCCCTGTTACGTGTCGAAAGTGCGCAACCGCAGCGCTAAGCAAACCTACCTCGTGGAAGATGGCATCACCCTGGGCGTCGACCAGCAGGGGATCTCCCTGGAGAAGGCGACCGCCCTGGCTGCGGAAGTGCACCGCTACCTGGCCGATCGGGGTGTCATCCGCCTCGACCGACAGATGGGGCTCGACGCCAACCACACCTACCACTGCCGACTCTACATCACCGAACCCTATGCGCGCATCCCCGCCATGTGGATCCACTCCCTGTTTGCGCCTGTGGACAAGGACAAGGAGCCCGATCTGATCAGCATCTACGTCCCCGAGTGGCCGGAGCGAATCATCTTCTGCCACCCGCTGGCCGGCGTTACATATATCCTGGGCACCGATTACTTTGGCGAGTGCAAGAAATCTTTCCTACGCATGGCCATGTTCCGGACGAAGCAGAAGGGCGGCTTGGGCCTCCACGCTGGTTCCAAGGTACTCCGCATCCGCGACGCCGCCGGCGAATTGAAGGATGTAGGCTTCATCCTTTTCGGTCTCAGCGGCACCGGCAAGACGACCCTGACCATCCATGACCATGGCCTCACCGGCGACGAGCGCGTAATCATCCGCCAGGATGATATCGTGCTCATGGATCCCGACGGCTTCTGTGCCGGCACAGAGGATGGCTTCTACATCAAGACCGACGGCCTCGATAAGCTCCAAAAGGTGCTCTATGCAGCCGCCCTGTCCCCTAACGCCCTCTTCGAGAACATCAAAGTTTTCGAGGGCGGCGTCATCGACTTCTTCAACCAGGAACTGACCTCCAATGGCCGCGGCATCGTCCTGCGCAGGGAAGTGGCCGGATCCGACGACTCCATCGATTTGCAAAAGGCCCACAAGCTCATCTTCATCACCCGCCGCAACGACATCGTACCGCCGCTGGCCCGCTTGAACTCCGTCCAGGGCGCCGCCTACTTCATGCTCGGTGAATCTATCGAAACCTCTGCCGGCGACCCGACCAAGGCTGGCCAGTCCAAGCGGGAGGTGGGCACCAACCCCTTCATCGTCGGTCCCGAAGCGGAAGAGGGACACCGCCTTCTGGAGATCCTCCGCAACAACCCCGATATGGAGTGCTATCTGTTAAATACAGGATCCGTCGGCGCCCGTGAGGGCGACGCCGGGATCAAGCTCTCCATCGAGGTCTCCACCACGCTGATGAAGGAGATCGCCAAGGGCGGCATCGAGTGGACCGTCGACCCTGACTGGGGCTACGAAGTTCCCGTCTCCGTCTCCGGCCTCGACATCGAGGCAATCATGCCCCGCCGCTTCTACAGTGAAGAGGAGTACCAAGCCCGCGTGGAAAAACTCCGCGTCGAACGGCGCGAGTGGCTGGCTCACTTCCCAGGGTTGGCAGAGGAGATCCGGGCGGCTGTGGAGAAGGCCTAA
- the asd gene encoding archaetidylserine decarboxylase (Phosphatidylserine decarboxylase is synthesized as a single chain precursor. Generation of the pyruvoyl active site from a Ser is coupled to cleavage of a Gly-Ser bond between the larger (beta) and smaller (alpha chains). It is an integral membrane protein.) — translation MRRVKLAILHMLPQTWLSRQSGKWAASRWSRRAIPWFIRRYGVNLEEAEKSWQEYRSLADFFCRRLKPGMRPICPDESVIISPVDGKVSQIGTASAGRLIQAKGINYSLEQLLGDAEQARRFTGGEFITIYLSPRDYHRIHAPMAGRVTGYAYWPGRLYPVNELGVRGVPNLFARNERLITYMKTDVGQVAVIKVGAMMVGSVRVGYAEINRRKRAKLISMTDGPYLDKGDELGYFEFGSTVILLYEPGAIRWKPGIETGTRLKMGEGLAEKII, via the coding sequence TTGCGACGCGTCAAACTTGCCATTCTACATATGCTGCCTCAGACCTGGCTGTCCCGCCAAAGCGGGAAGTGGGCCGCTTCCCGCTGGAGCCGGAGGGCCATCCCCTGGTTCATCCGCCGCTACGGCGTGAACCTGGAGGAAGCGGAAAAATCCTGGCAGGAGTATCGCTCATTGGCCGATTTCTTCTGCCGCCGCCTGAAGCCGGGAATGCGCCCCATCTGTCCTGATGAAAGTGTCATCATCAGCCCCGTTGACGGAAAGGTGTCCCAGATAGGCACCGCGTCGGCCGGACGCCTGATCCAGGCGAAAGGGATCAATTACTCGCTGGAACAACTCCTGGGCGACGCTGAACAGGCCCGGCGATTCACCGGGGGAGAGTTTATCACCATCTACCTGAGCCCGCGCGACTACCACCGCATCCATGCGCCCATGGCAGGGCGGGTGACCGGCTATGCCTACTGGCCTGGGCGGCTCTATCCTGTCAACGAGCTGGGCGTGCGGGGGGTGCCTAATCTCTTCGCCCGCAATGAGCGACTGATCACCTACATGAAGACGGATGTAGGACAAGTTGCGGTGATCAAGGTGGGTGCCATGATGGTCGGCAGCGTTCGCGTCGGCTACGCCGAGATCAATCGGCGCAAACGGGCCAAGTTGATCTCAATGACCGATGGTCCCTATCTGGACAAGGGGGACGAGCTGGGCTACTTTGAATTCGGGTCGACGGTGATCCTCCTCTATGAACCGGGCGCCATCCGCTGGAAACCAGGCATTGAGACAGGTACTCGGCTGAAAATGGGCGAGGGGCTTGCGGAAAAAATTATTTAA
- a CDS encoding CHAD domain-containing protein codes for MRKKWRIEGLDRDKPLEKMARLIIRDRLRQVLAQHARYVTSRDPEALHQLRIALRRLRYPLETVYDCFPKDLRKRFYTLIDDVQEHTGQVRDLDVLMEYLDSLTEHRIEAEIWTELRRSRENRCRDVDERLNRLPEEPALIDFCRLLDLTEELRACRQAVKASLERAASSGEHRREDEAGLVSPPARDGHEEPLEE; via the coding sequence TTGAGAAAAAAATGGCGGATCGAAGGACTCGACCGGGATAAACCGCTGGAAAAGATGGCCCGCCTGATCATCCGCGACCGGCTCCGCCAGGTATTGGCCCAACATGCCCGCTATGTGACATCGAGAGACCCGGAAGCGCTGCACCAACTCCGCATCGCGCTGCGCCGTCTCCGTTATCCTCTGGAAACCGTCTACGATTGTTTCCCGAAAGACTTGCGCAAACGCTTCTACACCCTCATCGACGATGTGCAAGAACATACCGGCCAGGTGCGGGATCTGGATGTGCTGATGGAATACCTGGACAGCCTGACAGAACACCGGATCGAGGCCGAGATCTGGACAGAACTGCGCCGTTCCCGTGAGAACCGTTGCCGGGACGTGGACGAACGGCTGAATCGCTTGCCGGAAGAGCCGGCCCTGATCGATTTCTGCCGCCTCCTCGATCTGACAGAGGAGCTGCGCGCCTGCCGGCAGGCTGTCAAGGCTTCGCTCGAAAGAGCAGCCTCGTCTGGTGAGCACAGGCGAGAAGACGAGGCCGGCCTTGTGTCGCCTCCGGCAAGGGACGGACATGAGGAACCGTTGGAAGAATAG
- a CDS encoding alkaline phosphatase, which yields MNKATKNMIAAVIGTAMLLTSLSPALAAGASTSQGKAKNVIFMLSDGNSIGGTTLTRWYNIAKSKDPQFRLAIDDPAFTLALQRTFGANSIITDSAPAGTAYSTGFKSDSGYISVLPDKINIPGAKEYSGSEPFKPVATVLEGAKLMGKATGIVSTSQIQHASPAATSAHWYKRSNYEEIAKQQVYQDIDVVLGGGAGYLGQKRADGQDLIKVIKQRGYDYVTDTGKLKASKAEKIWGMFADVSLDRDIDRNPAQQPSLAEMTQAAIERLSKDKDGFFLFVEGSEVDWSAHANDPVGLISEINAFDRAVKVALDFAKKDKNTLLIVTTDHGNGGITIGNSLSDESYDTMPLETVMAPLLKVNRTSDSIVRELPKDATDEQIKEAIAKYYSITDMTDEELAEAKKWLAKDSDRDYGIGRILSKRARIGWTTHGHTGEDVLVFSYGPHSLSGLLDNTDAARVMAKAMGFDLADVNRKLMVNAKEAFAKLGAKCNIDATDAKNPVVVVEKDNVKAKLPISTDIIIINDKADTMTGLTVRGKEDASVYVPQEAVDRFAAALKASKK from the coding sequence ATGAACAAGGCGACAAAAAACATGATCGCCGCCGTCATCGGGACGGCCATGCTGTTGACATCCCTATCCCCCGCCCTTGCCGCCGGCGCCTCGACCAGTCAAGGCAAAGCGAAGAACGTCATCTTCATGCTGAGTGACGGCAACTCGATCGGCGGTACGACCCTGACCCGCTGGTACAACATCGCCAAAAGCAAGGACCCGCAATTTCGTCTTGCTATCGATGATCCCGCCTTTACACTGGCCTTGCAGCGCACCTTTGGCGCCAACTCGATCATCACCGACTCAGCGCCTGCCGGAACCGCTTACTCGACGGGATTCAAGAGCGACAGCGGATACATATCAGTCCTTCCCGACAAGATCAACATTCCCGGCGCCAAGGAATACAGCGGCAGCGAGCCCTTCAAGCCTGTCGCCACTGTCTTGGAGGGGGCCAAGCTGATGGGCAAGGCCACCGGCATTGTCTCTACCTCCCAGATCCAGCATGCATCTCCGGCGGCCACATCGGCCCACTGGTATAAGCGTTCCAATTACGAGGAGATCGCCAAACAGCAGGTCTACCAGGACATAGACGTCGTCCTCGGCGGCGGCGCCGGCTACCTTGGGCAAAAGCGCGCCGACGGCCAGGACCTGATCAAGGTGATCAAGCAACGCGGCTACGACTATGTGACCGACACCGGCAAGTTGAAGGCCTCTAAGGCGGAAAAGATCTGGGGCATGTTCGCCGATGTCTCCCTGGATCGCGACATCGACCGCAACCCGGCGCAACAACCGAGCCTGGCTGAGATGACCCAAGCAGCCATCGAGAGGCTCAGCAAAGACAAAGATGGCTTCTTTCTCTTCGTTGAAGGCAGCGAAGTGGACTGGTCTGCCCACGCCAACGACCCTGTCGGCCTGATCAGCGAAATCAACGCCTTTGACCGCGCCGTCAAAGTGGCCCTCGATTTTGCGAAAAAGGACAAGAACACCCTGCTGATCGTCACCACCGACCACGGCAATGGTGGCATCACCATCGGCAACAGCCTCTCCGACGAATCCTACGATACAATGCCCCTCGAGACGGTGATGGCGCCGTTGCTCAAGGTGAACCGTACCTCCGATTCCATCGTCCGTGAACTGCCGAAAGACGCCACAGACGAACAGATCAAAGAAGCCATCGCCAAGTATTACAGCATCACCGATATGACTGACGAGGAACTTGCAGAGGCGAAAAAATGGCTAGCCAAAGACAGTGATCGCGACTACGGCATCGGCAGGATTTTGAGCAAGCGCGCCCGCATCGGCTGGACCACCCACGGCCATACCGGCGAGGATGTCCTCGTATTCAGTTACGGTCCCCACAGTCTCTCGGGACTGCTGGACAACACCGATGCTGCCCGCGTGATGGCCAAAGCGATGGGCTTTGATCTCGCCGATGTAAACAGGAAGTTGATGGTTAACGCCAAAGAGGCCTTTGCCAAACTGGGTGCCAAGTGCAACATCGACGCCACCGACGCCAAAAACCCTGTTGTTGTCGTTGAAAAGGACAACGTCAAAGCCAAGCTGCCCATCAGCACCGACATCATCATCATCAACGATAAGGCGGACACCATGACCGGTCTGACTGTCCGCGGCAAAGAAGACGCCTCCGTTTACGTGCCCCAGGAGGCCGTCGACCGGTTTGCGGCGGCTCTGAAGGCGTCCAAGAAATAG